The following are encoded together in the Peromyscus leucopus breed LL Stock chromosome 1, UCI_PerLeu_2.1, whole genome shotgun sequence genome:
- the Lmntd2 gene encoding lamin tail domain-containing protein 2 isoform X1 codes for MAPKSCQESEDEQVSPAPAGVKPDSSDLESPVGTPVDTVTPSRSQSSKPYCASIPVGCSFKQQLAPETLDPRTLRLLWEQRELEIQALRWAVQNSQNARHYYILQEVAGIPAERHSKNQDKFLQNQVQKLTLELKAQKEHAQLEKEQLEEKLRQNLCTMQQMEAELQTFEKSCLLQLARSSWVGRVIRSQTGSVEVVTAEVLRDPTESSDYVEVPSGTEGFRLEDVDWNSVAQRYPNLFSNMSFHSEQKLIQPHPSPDMDTWDSECAIKSMEKPGKILEWSALPLVDSSSSDSDSNSYQLVLHSGTKKVSGHPAQGTDLAASEQIQERTGSFSGHMEDPHKRRSASFSKTVLESCTDLHHQYARPQLNLLGCSLKIAAVSHREKFIRILNQSQAETVDLGGFVLKQLVRDFPVCMYRFPPGTLLAPQHHITVWGEGTSRTKKQLPVSSGQDPFYFQSSRGCVTMLVNPQGQVLSEHQAAPCMTLGSKIFKDNTDWSIDRFPLSESEPNADPGEEQHRPPSPHKGRVRGAGARRKKPRPGVRQQRLSRTSTSGQRTSGSLRLNETRDILPLLSTRKLLCPGEVPAQQEGVKTETSELLPAIPECASRMCLEDSLGRQDQRKVQVCRKSVDLSCPMVALSVQNTAESRYGFRFLCYPPITEDLSRRL; via the exons ATGGCCCCTAAGTCTTGCCAGGAGTCTGAAGATGAGCAGGTGTCCCCAGCTCCAGCAGGTGTAAAGCCAGACAGCAGTGACTTAGAGTCCCCAGTTGGCACACCTGTGGACACAGTGACTCCTTCGCGTTCCCAGAGCAGTAAGCCCTACTGTGCATCCATACCAGTAGGCTGCTCTTTCAAGCAGCA gttagCCCCTGAAACCCTGGACCCACGTACCCTGCGGCTGTTATGGGAACAGAGAGAACTAGAGATCCAGGCACTTCGGTGGGCTGTCCAGAATAGCCAGAATGCCCGACACTACTACATCCTGCAGGAGGTGGCAGGGATTCCCGCTGAGCG GCACTCCAAAAATCAAGACAAATTCCTGCAGAACCAGGTCCAGAAGCTTACGCTGGAGCTGAAAGCCCAGAAGGAACACGCTCAGCTG GAGAAAGAGCAGTTGGAGGAGAAACTTCGCCAGAACCTCTGTACAATGCAGCAGATGGAGGCTGAGCTGCAGACCTTCGAGAAATCATGCCTTCTACAGCTGGCCCGTTCCTCTTGGGTGGGACGTGTGATTCGGTCTCAGACTGGCAGTGTAGAG GTGGTTACTGCAGAGGTTCTAAGAGACCCTACTGAGTCCTCTGATTATGTTGAGGTTCCCTCTGGCACGGAG GGTTTCCGATTGGAGGATGTAGATTGGAACAGCGTTGCCCAACGATATCCCAACCTCTTCTCCAACATGAGTTTCCACTCAGAACAAAA GCTGATCCAGCCCCACCCGTCCCCCGATATGGATACCTGGGACTCGGAGTGCGCCATCAAGTCTATGGAGAAGCCTGGCAAAATCCTGGAGTGGAGCGCCTTGCCTTTGGTAGACTCCAGCAGCTCAGACTCTGACTCTAACAGCTACCAGCTAGTTCTGCATTCTGGAACAAAGAAGGTGTCGGGCCACCCGGCCCAGGGAACAGACTTAGCTGCTTCTGAGCAGATTCAGGAGCGCACTGGGAGCTTCAGTGGACACATGGAAG ATCCCCATAAGAGGCGCTCAGCGTCGTTTAGCAAGACTGTTCTGGAGTCCTGTACAGACCTTCACCACCAGTATGCAAGGCCCCAGTTGAA CCTGCTTGGCTGCTCCTTGAAGATCGCTGCGGTCAGCCACCGAGAGAAGTTCATCCGTATCCTCAACCAGTCTCAGGCAGAGACCGTCGACCTGGGTGGCTTTGTTCTGAAGCAGCTTGTGAGGGACTTCCCTGTGTGCATGTACCGATTCCCGCCTGGTACTCTGCTAGCCCCACAGCACCATATCACG GTATGGGGCGAAGGAACCAGCAGGACCAAGAAGCAGCTGCCGGTGTCCTCGGGCCAGGACCCCTTCTACTTCCAATCCAGTCGCGGCTGTGTGACAATGCTGGTCAACCCTCAAGGCCAG GTCCTCAGTGAGCATCAAGCTGCACCCTGCATGACCCTGGGCTCGAAGATCTTCAAAGACAACACTGACTGGTCCATTGACCGCTTCCCGCTCTCAGAGTCCGAGCCCAATGCTGACCCTGGCGAAGAGCAGCATCGTCCTCCATCCCCACACAAGGGCAGGGTGCGGGGTGCTGGGGCCCGGCGCAAGAAGCCGAG GCCAGGTGTCCGCCAGCAAAGGCTCTCCCGCACCAGCACTAGCGGACAGAGGACTTCAGGATCTCTTCGCCTCAACGAGACCCGGGATATCTTGCCGCTCCTGAGCACCCGCAAGCTTCTTTGCCCTGGGGAAGTTCCTGCACAGCAGGAAGGGGTGAAGACCGAGACATCTGAACtcctgcctgcaatcccagagtGTGCCTCAAGAATGTGCCTCGAGGACTCGCTGGGTAGGCAGGACCAGCGCAAGGTCCAG GTGTGCCGGAAGAGCGTGGACCTGAGCTGCCCCATGGTGGCCCTGTCAGTGCAGAACACGGCCGAGAGCAGATATGGCTTCCGCTTCCTCTGCTACCCACCCATCACTGAGGATTTGTCCCGGCGGTTGTAG
- the Lmntd2 gene encoding lamin tail domain-containing protein 2 isoform X2, whose protein sequence is MAPKSCQESEDEQVSPAPAGVKPDSSDLESPVGTPVDTVTPSRSQSSKPYCASIPVGCSFKQQLAPETLDPRTLRLLWEQRELEIQALRWAVQNSQNARHYYILQEVAGIPAERHSKNQDKFLQNQVQKLTLELKAQKEHAQLEKEQLEEKLRQNLCTMQQMEAELQTFEKSCLLQLARSSWVGRVIRSQTGSVEVVTAEVLRDPTESSDYVEVPSGTEGFRLEDVDWNSVAQRYPNLFSNMSFHSEQKLIQPHPSPDMDTWDSECAIKSMEKPGKILEWSALPLVDSSSSDSDSNSYQLVLHSGTKKVSGHPAQGTDLAASEQIQERTGSFSGHMEDPHKRRSASFSKTVLESCTDLHHQYARPQLNLLGCSLKIAAVSHREKFIRILNQSQAETVDLGGFVLKQLVRDFPVCMYRFPPGTLLAPQHHITVWGEGTSRTKKQLPVSSGQDPFYFQSSRGCVTMLVNPQGQVLSEHQAAPCMTLGSKIFKDNTDWSIDRFPLSESEPNADPGEEQHRPPSPHKGRVRGAGARRKKPRILLRPLPHLQARCPPAKALPHQH, encoded by the exons ATGGCCCCTAAGTCTTGCCAGGAGTCTGAAGATGAGCAGGTGTCCCCAGCTCCAGCAGGTGTAAAGCCAGACAGCAGTGACTTAGAGTCCCCAGTTGGCACACCTGTGGACACAGTGACTCCTTCGCGTTCCCAGAGCAGTAAGCCCTACTGTGCATCCATACCAGTAGGCTGCTCTTTCAAGCAGCA gttagCCCCTGAAACCCTGGACCCACGTACCCTGCGGCTGTTATGGGAACAGAGAGAACTAGAGATCCAGGCACTTCGGTGGGCTGTCCAGAATAGCCAGAATGCCCGACACTACTACATCCTGCAGGAGGTGGCAGGGATTCCCGCTGAGCG GCACTCCAAAAATCAAGACAAATTCCTGCAGAACCAGGTCCAGAAGCTTACGCTGGAGCTGAAAGCCCAGAAGGAACACGCTCAGCTG GAGAAAGAGCAGTTGGAGGAGAAACTTCGCCAGAACCTCTGTACAATGCAGCAGATGGAGGCTGAGCTGCAGACCTTCGAGAAATCATGCCTTCTACAGCTGGCCCGTTCCTCTTGGGTGGGACGTGTGATTCGGTCTCAGACTGGCAGTGTAGAG GTGGTTACTGCAGAGGTTCTAAGAGACCCTACTGAGTCCTCTGATTATGTTGAGGTTCCCTCTGGCACGGAG GGTTTCCGATTGGAGGATGTAGATTGGAACAGCGTTGCCCAACGATATCCCAACCTCTTCTCCAACATGAGTTTCCACTCAGAACAAAA GCTGATCCAGCCCCACCCGTCCCCCGATATGGATACCTGGGACTCGGAGTGCGCCATCAAGTCTATGGAGAAGCCTGGCAAAATCCTGGAGTGGAGCGCCTTGCCTTTGGTAGACTCCAGCAGCTCAGACTCTGACTCTAACAGCTACCAGCTAGTTCTGCATTCTGGAACAAAGAAGGTGTCGGGCCACCCGGCCCAGGGAACAGACTTAGCTGCTTCTGAGCAGATTCAGGAGCGCACTGGGAGCTTCAGTGGACACATGGAAG ATCCCCATAAGAGGCGCTCAGCGTCGTTTAGCAAGACTGTTCTGGAGTCCTGTACAGACCTTCACCACCAGTATGCAAGGCCCCAGTTGAA CCTGCTTGGCTGCTCCTTGAAGATCGCTGCGGTCAGCCACCGAGAGAAGTTCATCCGTATCCTCAACCAGTCTCAGGCAGAGACCGTCGACCTGGGTGGCTTTGTTCTGAAGCAGCTTGTGAGGGACTTCCCTGTGTGCATGTACCGATTCCCGCCTGGTACTCTGCTAGCCCCACAGCACCATATCACG GTATGGGGCGAAGGAACCAGCAGGACCAAGAAGCAGCTGCCGGTGTCCTCGGGCCAGGACCCCTTCTACTTCCAATCCAGTCGCGGCTGTGTGACAATGCTGGTCAACCCTCAAGGCCAG GTCCTCAGTGAGCATCAAGCTGCACCCTGCATGACCCTGGGCTCGAAGATCTTCAAAGACAACACTGACTGGTCCATTGACCGCTTCCCGCTCTCAGAGTCCGAGCCCAATGCTGACCCTGGCGAAGAGCAGCATCGTCCTCCATCCCCACACAAGGGCAGGGTGCGGGGTGCTGGGGCCCGGCGCAAGAAGCCGAG GATCCTCCTCAGGCCCCTCCCACATCTCCAGGCCAGGTGTCCGCCAGCAAAGGCTCTCCCGCACCAGCACTAG